Genomic segment of Verrucomicrobiia bacterium:
CGATGACGGCAAGAAGGGCCGCGAAAAGCTCAGGCATTTTTCCGCACCCTCGAAACGAGCCATGCGGCCCTGGTTTTGCTCAAGGCCATGACGGCGGCCGCCGACACGCAGAAAATCAGGACCGGAAAAAAAATCTCCCACGCCGCCGGCGGAAAATAAACGTAAAGGCGCCAGATCAGGTTCCCGGCCAGAAACTGCGCCAGATAAATTCCCAGCGTGTAAGGCCCCAGGCGTGCCGCGTGAGCCTTTCCCGCTTCAGGCAGGGCAAGCGCCGTCAAAAACATCGCGGCGCCGAGCAGGACGTGGCTGGCCGCGACATTCAGCGGAAGAGGCTCGGACAGGAAAGGCCGCACCGCCAGATTTTCCATCAAGCATAAACCATAGCCCGCGAGAACGAGAAGCAGCGCCTTGTTCAACGAAACGCGCACGTTGTGTTTCGCGAACATCCAGCCCACGGCCACGTGCAGCGTGCTCGTGAAAGGCCCGTCCTTGCCGTCGAAGAGAAACGGCAGGTGGATGCCGAGCGCCGTCGACTTGTAAGACGAAGCCGCCATGCCGAACAGGTAAAGAAGGATGGCTGCGGGCAGCAGATACCGTTCCGCCCTGGCCTTCACAAAAAGCGTGAGCAGGCCCAGGCCGCAGAGGAGCGCCGGAAGAAACCAGAGGTGAATGCTCGTGGACTCGAACAGGTAATAAAGCGGATGGCTGCGAAAACGCCACCAGCTCCTGTGGATTTGGTCCGAGCCCCCGCTGAGAAGCCCCTGCACGATTCCCTGCTGCTGGATGCCGCCGACGATATCTCTCGGCACGGCCGCGTAAATCACGGTCCAGGCTGCGTACAGCAGGAGCAGCTTCCCAGCCGTGCGGCGGAAGACGCGGCCCGGCGAATTTCCTTTTTCGCAGGAGCCATAAAAAAAATAACCGGCGGTCAAAAAATAAAAGGGAACGCTGAACCGGTTGAAGCAGTCCATGAAAAGGTACGCGTACGAATGGTAGGTGAAAGGCGGCTGGTTGACGAAGTATTTGGCGTGGATCAAAATGATGGCGAAGGCCGCGAGGACGCGGAAACTCTCGATGCCGGCATGCCAGGAAGGACGAGGGGTTTTGGCTTCCGTGTCGCGGTTCATGCGGCATTCCTTCGAAAAACTAGCAGTTTAAAATATTTTCTCTCAAGAAATAAAA
This window contains:
- a CDS encoding acyltransferase; translated protein: MNRDTEAKTPRPSWHAGIESFRVLAAFAIILIHAKYFVNQPPFTYHSYAYLFMDCFNRFSVPFYFLTAGYFFYGSCEKGNSPGRVFRRTAGKLLLLYAAWTVIYAAVPRDIVGGIQQQGIVQGLLSGGSDQIHRSWWRFRSHPLYYLFESTSIHLWFLPALLCGLGLLTLFVKARAERYLLPAAILLYLFGMAASSYKSTALGIHLPFLFDGKDGPFTSTLHVAVGWMFAKHNVRVSLNKALLLVLAGYGLCLMENLAVRPFLSEPLPLNVAASHVLLGAAMFLTALALPEAGKAHAARLGPYTLGIYLAQFLAGNLIWRLYVYFPPAAWEIFFPVLIFCVSAAAVMALSKTRAAWLVSRVRKNA